One stretch of Proteiniborus ethanoligenes DNA includes these proteins:
- a CDS encoding thiamine diphosphokinase has translation MKALVVSNGNITDIDIEAYFKDADIVICADGGARHLFNKNLIPNVIVGDLDSLDYTILKKFEDLGVRFQKYQASKDKSDTELAIEFAISEGAIDIILCGATGTRLDHTIANIMMLYKLLVNQKVNISIVDSHNEIFITKKQLRLKEKKGCFISIIPLVDSKVTLKGFKYETNNRRFTLGSTLGISNVIKDNEGIVIIEEGACLVIRSRD, from the coding sequence ATGAAGGCATTAGTAGTATCTAATGGCAATATTACAGATATTGATATAGAAGCCTATTTCAAAGATGCTGATATTGTTATATGTGCTGATGGTGGTGCTAGACACTTATTTAATAAAAACCTAATCCCTAACGTGATAGTAGGTGATTTAGATTCCTTAGATTATACTATTTTGAAAAAATTTGAGGATCTGGGGGTAAGGTTTCAAAAATATCAAGCATCAAAGGACAAATCTGACACAGAATTAGCAATAGAATTTGCCATTTCTGAAGGAGCAATTGATATAATATTATGTGGTGCTACAGGCACTAGATTAGACCATACTATTGCCAACATTATGATGCTATATAAGCTGCTAGTTAATCAAAAGGTCAATATATCTATTGTAGATAGCCATAATGAAATATTTATAACAAAAAAACAGTTAAGACTAAAGGAGAAAAAGGGATGCTTTATATCTATTATACCTTTAGTTGATTCTAAGGTCACTCTTAAGGGTTTTAAGTATGAAACAAATAATAGGAGATTTACTCTAGGCTCTACATTAGGCATAAGTAATGTGATAAAGGATAATGAAGGAATAGTTATTATAGAAGAAGGAGCATGCTTAGTTATTAGATCAAGGGATTAA
- the pknB gene encoding Stk1 family PASTA domain-containing Ser/Thr kinase: MIGKILGNRYEIVEKIGGGGMALVYKARCRLLNRFVAIKILRSEFINDEEFINKFRRESQAAASLSHPNIVSIYDVGVEDNVYYIVMEYVNGKTLKQYIREQGKLSIEESLDIAIKIAEALSHAHENHIVHRDIKPHNILVTEDGRVKVTDFGIARAATASTVTNTSNVIGSVHYFSPEQARGGYTDEKSDIYSLGVVMYEMVTGRVPFQGDSPISVALKHIQEDIEPPSYFDSSISKSIESIIMKCVQKDQSLRYGNIELLLSDLKKVRDREEIDIEDNTIFYDSPTRIIPRIDDDLINSTVKEYDDVKKKNKKKVEDNEYEPEKKGTSKIVTITAILLAFILTLGFAGGFFWIRGQIQGKEVTVPSVVGLHRDVAEQQLLEKGLGFKVKNEVFSSNFKAGHIVEQSIDAGNTVKSGFPIEVTISKGEQEVDVPDVVNKHIDDAEAILDNHELKSSVKYIPSDIPKDYVISQTPDGASRVPAWSIVSLVVSQGPEIKYVVMPNVIGDNVEDAKKELTDLGLLVEIKEEENENVDKGIVIWQSFTANSEVEENTTVNLTVSKGIEADNNSNTGEGTGTVEEDVVYNNLTIILAKDKSEVEVKIYRIQDNERELVYNQTHNTNEESISVPVEGKKSAKYEVYFDGEFKGEI, from the coding sequence ATGATTGGAAAAATATTGGGAAATAGATATGAGATTGTTGAAAAAATTGGTGGTGGAGGGATGGCTTTAGTATATAAAGCCAGATGCAGACTTCTGAATAGATTTGTAGCCATTAAAATATTAAGATCTGAGTTCATTAATGATGAAGAATTTATTAATAAATTTAGAAGAGAATCTCAAGCTGCTGCAAGCTTATCTCATCCAAATATTGTTAGCATTTATGATGTGGGCGTTGAAGATAATGTTTACTACATTGTAATGGAGTATGTCAATGGGAAAACCTTAAAACAATATATTAGAGAACAAGGGAAATTAAGCATAGAAGAGTCTTTAGATATTGCTATAAAAATTGCAGAAGCTTTAAGTCATGCTCATGAAAACCACATTGTTCATAGAGATATTAAGCCTCATAACATCTTAGTGACTGAGGATGGCAGAGTGAAGGTTACAGACTTTGGCATTGCTAGAGCTGCTACAGCATCTACTGTTACCAACACTAGTAATGTAATTGGCTCAGTTCATTATTTTTCTCCTGAGCAGGCTAGGGGAGGATATACTGATGAAAAATCAGATATTTATTCTTTAGGAGTAGTAATGTATGAAATGGTTACAGGTAGAGTCCCTTTCCAGGGCGATAGTCCTATTTCCGTGGCTTTAAAGCATATTCAAGAAGATATAGAACCGCCGTCATATTTTGATAGCTCCATATCAAAGAGCATAGAGAGCATAATAATGAAATGTGTGCAAAAGGACCAAAGCTTAAGATATGGCAATATAGAATTATTGTTAAGTGATCTAAAGAAGGTAAGAGATAGAGAAGAAATAGATATTGAGGACAATACAATATTCTATGATTCTCCTACAAGGATTATCCCAAGAATAGATGACGACCTAATCAACTCTACAGTGAAAGAATATGATGATGTTAAAAAGAAAAACAAGAAAAAAGTAGAGGATAATGAATATGAGCCTGAGAAAAAAGGAACTTCCAAAATAGTTACAATTACTGCAATTTTGCTAGCTTTTATATTAACTCTTGGTTTTGCTGGAGGTTTTTTCTGGATTAGAGGTCAAATACAAGGAAAGGAAGTAACTGTTCCTAGTGTTGTTGGATTACATCGCGATGTAGCTGAACAACAACTTTTAGAAAAAGGGTTAGGGTTTAAGGTTAAAAATGAAGTTTTTAGTTCCAACTTTAAAGCAGGCCATATAGTGGAGCAGAGCATAGATGCAGGAAATACTGTAAAATCTGGTTTTCCAATTGAAGTTACTATAAGCAAGGGGGAACAAGAGGTAGATGTACCTGATGTAGTTAATAAGCATATTGATGATGCTGAGGCTATTTTAGATAATCATGAATTAAAAAGTAGTGTTAAATATATTCCTAGTGATATACCTAAAGATTATGTTATAAGCCAAACACCAGATGGAGCTAGTAGGGTTCCTGCTTGGTCAATAGTAAGTCTAGTTGTAAGCCAAGGCCCTGAAATTAAATATGTTGTTATGCCTAATGTTATTGGAGATAATGTGGAAGATGCTAAAAAAGAGTTAACAGACTTAGGGCTTTTAGTAGAAATAAAAGAAGAAGAAAATGAAAATGTTGACAAGGGCATCGTAATATGGCAAAGCTTTACTGCAAATTCAGAAGTAGAGGAAAATACTACTGTAAATTTAACAGTAAGTAAAGGAATTGAAGCAGACAACAATTCTAATACAGGTGAAGGAACAGGAACTGTAGAAGAAGATGTGGTGTATAATAATTTAACTATTATTTTGGCAAAGGATAAAAGTGAGGTCGAAGTTAAAATATATAGAATACAAGATAATGAAAGAGAATTAGTATATAATCAAACTCATAATACAAACGAAGAATCAATTTCAGTTCCAGTTGAAGGCAAGAAAAGTGCTAAATATGAGGTGTATTTCGACGGTGAATTTAAGGGAGAAATTTAA
- the rsmB gene encoding 16S rRNA (cytosine(967)-C(5))-methyltransferase RsmB, translating to MKRSPREIVLNILNEINEKEAYSNISISRNISNDINYLDEAFIRETVYGTIENKLYIDWIINKYSKVKNNKIAPIIKDILRLGIYQIVFMDRIPDSAAVNESVKLAKKYGHKGSIGFVNAILRNISKNKNNIILPEKDIEPIEYISVKYSHPQWMVKKWLEDYGMDFTESLCIANNERPMLNIRVNTLKISNKELMDKLINKGFNVSEGKYAKDCIIIDNPIRITETEEFKSGLFQIQDESSMLVAQILSPKPGDLVLDVCSAPGGKTTHMAQIMENKGLIISRDVHEHKLGLIKENVERLDIRIAQIEKFDALQIDESLIGKVDCCLVDAPCSGLGLIRRKPDIKWHKYEVDLSQISKLQYDILTNSSKYLKKGGTLVYSTCTIQREENIYLIEKFLENNKGFKLSNFENLVNDEVLKKEAQKGYIELYPNVHKTDGFFISRMIKI from the coding sequence ATGAAAAGAAGTCCTAGGGAAATCGTGTTAAACATACTAAATGAGATAAATGAGAAGGAAGCATATTCTAATATATCTATAAGCAGGAATATAAGTAATGATATAAATTACTTAGATGAAGCATTTATCAGAGAGACAGTATATGGAACCATAGAAAATAAATTATATATTGACTGGATTATCAATAAGTACTCAAAAGTAAAAAACAATAAGATTGCACCAATAATTAAAGACATACTTAGGTTAGGAATTTATCAGATAGTTTTCATGGATAGAATCCCTGATAGTGCTGCTGTAAATGAGTCTGTAAAACTAGCAAAAAAATATGGACATAAAGGTTCTATTGGTTTTGTTAATGCAATTTTAAGAAATATTTCTAAGAATAAAAATAATATTATTTTACCTGAAAAAGATATAGAACCTATAGAATATATATCTGTTAAATATTCTCACCCTCAATGGATGGTGAAAAAATGGTTAGAAGATTATGGAATGGATTTTACCGAAAGCTTATGCATTGCCAATAATGAAAGACCAATGCTAAATATAAGAGTTAATACACTAAAAATTTCTAATAAAGAACTAATGGATAAATTAATAAATAAAGGTTTCAATGTTAGCGAAGGAAAATATGCAAAGGATTGTATAATAATTGACAATCCAATTAGGATAACTGAAACAGAAGAATTTAAAAGTGGTCTGTTTCAAATACAAGATGAAAGTTCTATGTTAGTGGCTCAAATATTAAGCCCTAAACCTGGAGACCTTGTTTTAGATGTATGTAGTGCTCCTGGTGGCAAAACTACTCATATGGCTCAAATAATGGAGAATAAAGGATTGATAATATCCAGGGATGTTCATGAGCACAAATTAGGATTAATAAAAGAAAATGTTGAGCGATTGGATATTCGCATTGCTCAAATAGAGAAATTTGATGCACTTCAAATAGATGAAAGTTTGATTGGTAAGGTAGATTGCTGCCTTGTAGATGCTCCATGTTCAGGATTAGGATTGATCAGGAGAAAACCAGATATAAAATGGCATAAGTATGAGGTAGATTTATCTCAAATAAGTAAACTACAATATGATATATTAACAAATAGCAGTAAATATTTGAAAAAAGGTGGAACCTTGGTTTATAGTACTTGTACAATACAAAGAGAAGAGAATATATATTTAATAGAGAAATTTCTTGAAAATAATAAAGGCTTTAAGCTTAGTAACTTTGAAAATCTAGTAAACGATGAAGTGTTAAAAAAAGAGGCACAAAAAGGATATATTGAGCTTTATCCTAATGTACACAAGACTGATGGATTTTTTATTTCAAGAATGATTAAAATATAG
- a CDS encoding Stp1/IreP family PP2C-type Ser/Thr phosphatase, protein MFICVCSDIGEVRSINQDSYYYSKDDRLPIFAVADGMGGHNAGEIASTLAIEIIEENYNREKENIINSNLDIPKFINSTLAEANNRILKEARENENYNGMGTTVTTGIIYKNEIFIGHVGDSRAYLLRKDELHQLTQDHSLVAELVRNGSISLEEAVNHPQKNIITRALGTDEEVKVDIFSRNIEKDDIILLCTDGLTNLVSDDRIKEEIINCDDLRKVCGLLTDVANKLGGFDNTTVMIVKIS, encoded by the coding sequence ATGTTTATTTGTGTATGCTCTGATATAGGAGAAGTTAGGAGTATTAATCAGGACTCATACTATTATTCAAAAGATGACAGATTACCTATATTTGCGGTAGCAGATGGTATGGGTGGTCACAATGCAGGTGAAATAGCTAGTACGCTAGCTATTGAAATTATTGAAGAGAATTATAACAGAGAAAAAGAAAATATCATTAATAGCAATCTTGACATTCCTAAGTTTATTAATTCAACCTTAGCTGAAGCAAATAACAGAATATTAAAAGAAGCTAGAGAAAATGAAAATTATAATGGCATGGGAACTACTGTGACTACTGGTATTATCTATAAAAATGAAATTTTCATAGGGCATGTAGGGGATAGCAGGGCATATTTATTAAGAAAAGATGAGTTACATCAGCTAACACAAGACCATTCTTTAGTAGCTGAGCTGGTTAGAAATGGAAGTATTAGTCTTGAAGAAGCTGTTAACCATCCACAAAAGAATATTATTACTAGAGCTTTAGGAACTGACGAAGAAGTGAAAGTAGATATATTTAGTAGAAATATAGAAAAAGATGATATAATATTGCTATGTACTGATGGCTTAACTAATTTGGTTAGTGATGACAGAATAAAAGAAGAAATAATCAATTGTGATGATTTAAGAAAAGTATGTGGCTTACTTACTGATGTAGCAAATAAGCTTGGCGGTTTTGATAATACAACTGTAATGATTGTTAAGATAAGTTGA
- a CDS encoding Asp23/Gls24 family envelope stress response protein has protein sequence MAGKLTNKYGSISIDESVIETIAGLAAIESYGLVGMSNRNATDGLVELLKKDHVKKGVKVFTDDDRIIVDLYIVVQFGTKISVVADNVIEKVKYNIESMTGLKVEKVNINIQGVRVQK, from the coding sequence ATGGCAGGTAAATTGACTAATAAATATGGTTCAATAAGTATTGATGAAAGTGTAATAGAAACCATCGCTGGATTAGCAGCTATTGAAAGCTATGGTCTAGTTGGCATGTCAAATAGAAATGCTACTGATGGATTAGTTGAACTACTAAAAAAAGATCATGTTAAAAAGGGTGTAAAAGTTTTTACAGATGATGACAGAATAATTGTAGACTTATATATAGTTGTGCAGTTTGGAACAAAAATTTCTGTTGTGGCAGATAATGTAATTGAAAAAGTAAAATATAATATTGAAAGTATGACTGGATTAAAAGTAGAAAAAGTGAACATAAATATACAGGGAGTAAGAGTACAAAAGTAG
- the rsgA gene encoding ribosome small subunit-dependent GTPase A yields MLEGIIIKGIGGFYYVKVGDRIYECRARGLFRKNKIIPLVGDRVLIKINKEDNTGYVEEIYDRTTELIRPPVANVNQAVIVFAVKKPDPNLWLLDRFLLLASYQGLDAIICINKSDLDVDGEIDNIYDIYKKAGYQIIKTSCTNRIGIDELKRQLKDKITVFAGPSGVGKSTLLNNIQSNLKLQTGEISQKTSRGKHTTRHVELIELDSGGWVVDTPGFSTLDIDFIKEDELIKYFIEVYDRSSLCRFSGCSHNKEPGCEVKKAVEEREISQSRYDNYLSMLQEVKDIRRY; encoded by the coding sequence ATGCTAGAAGGAATAATAATCAAAGGAATAGGTGGCTTTTATTATGTTAAAGTTGGAGATAGGATTTACGAGTGCAGAGCTAGAGGTCTTTTTAGGAAAAACAAAATAATACCTCTAGTAGGAGATAGGGTCCTGATTAAAATTAACAAAGAAGATAACACCGGATATGTAGAGGAAATTTATGATAGAACTACAGAACTAATCAGACCGCCAGTAGCAAACGTAAATCAAGCTGTTATAGTTTTTGCTGTAAAAAAACCAGATCCTAATCTTTGGTTGTTAGACAGATTTTTGCTTCTTGCATCATACCAAGGCCTAGATGCGATTATTTGTATAAACAAATCAGATTTAGATGTAGATGGGGAAATTGACAATATTTATGACATCTATAAAAAGGCAGGGTATCAAATTATTAAAACTAGTTGTACTAATAGAATAGGCATTGATGAATTAAAAAGACAATTGAAAGACAAAATAACAGTATTTGCAGGACCTTCTGGAGTGGGAAAATCAACGTTGCTCAACAATATACAATCAAATTTAAAGCTACAGACTGGTGAAATTAGTCAAAAAACAAGTAGAGGAAAACATACAACCAGGCATGTAGAGCTTATAGAACTTGATTCAGGAGGTTGGGTTGTAGACACACCAGGGTTCAGTACTTTAGATATTGACTTTATAAAAGAGGACGAGCTAATAAAATATTTTATTGAAGTATATGATAGAAGTTCCTTATGTAGATTTTCAGGCTGTAGTCACAATAAAGAGCCTGGATGTGAAGTGAAGAAAGCAGTAGAAGAAAGAGAAATAAGTCAATCAAGATATGATAATTATCTTAGTATGCTACAAGAAGTAAAAGACATTAGGAGGTATTAG
- the rpmB gene encoding 50S ribosomal protein L28 has protein sequence MARFCEVCGKGKMSGHLVTFSNKKSNRTWAPNVRRIRAIVNGAPKRIYVCTRCIRSGNVERAL, from the coding sequence ATGGCAAGATTCTGTGAAGTATGTGGAAAGGGAAAAATGTCAGGCCATTTAGTGACTTTCTCAAATAAGAAAAGTAATAGAACTTGGGCTCCAAATGTACGTAGAATAAGAGCAATCGTTAACGGTGCTCCAAAAAGAATTTATGTATGTACAAGATGTATCAGATCAGGTAATGTTGAAAGAGCATTATAA
- the fmt gene encoding methionyl-tRNA formyltransferase → MMKVLFMGTPDFSVPTLEALYKAGHEILLVVSQADKAKGRGKKVAHTPVKEKALQLELPVFQPENVNSKESIDTIKNTNPDVIVVVAYGQILKEDILKIPKYGCINVHASLLPKYRGAAPINWAIINGEKHTGITTMMMEKGLDSGDMLLKTETEINEEETAGQLHDRLMNMGAELLIETLKKIDSGVLVKTPQNHNEATYASMMTKELGKINWNESAINIKNLVRGTQPWPGAYAMYKDINVKILEVDIVDKSVEGDNGEVVKVTEEGIFVNALDKCVVLKQIQFPGKRSMTISEFLRGNQFETGVLLK, encoded by the coding sequence ATAATGAAGGTTCTTTTTATGGGGACGCCAGACTTTTCAGTTCCGACACTTGAAGCTTTGTATAAGGCTGGACACGAAATTCTACTAGTTGTTTCGCAAGCTGATAAAGCTAAAGGAAGGGGCAAGAAAGTAGCTCATACTCCTGTTAAGGAAAAGGCATTACAATTAGAGTTACCTGTGTTTCAACCGGAGAATGTTAATTCTAAAGAAAGCATAGATACAATAAAAAATACAAATCCTGATGTAATAGTTGTAGTTGCATACGGACAAATATTGAAAGAAGATATACTCAAAATTCCTAAATATGGGTGCATCAATGTTCATGCATCCCTTTTGCCTAAATATAGAGGGGCAGCACCAATTAATTGGGCCATTATAAATGGAGAGAAGCATACAGGAATTACAACTATGATGATGGAAAAAGGTTTGGATTCAGGAGATATGCTCCTTAAGACTGAAACAGAAATAAATGAAGAAGAAACAGCAGGTCAGCTTCATGATAGATTAATGAATATGGGGGCAGAATTGCTAATAGAAACTTTAAAGAAAATAGACAGTGGTGTTTTAGTAAAAACTCCACAGAATCATAATGAAGCCACATATGCTAGCATGATGACAAAAGAGCTTGGGAAAATTAATTGGAATGAGAGTGCAATTAATATTAAAAATCTAGTTAGAGGAACTCAGCCATGGCCTGGTGCGTATGCAATGTATAAGGACATAAACGTAAAGATATTGGAAGTAGATATAGTTGATAAATCTGTAGAAGGAGATAATGGAGAAGTAGTAAAGGTAACTGAAGAAGGAATATTTGTAAATGCTTTAGACAAGTGTGTAGTTTTAAAGCAAATTCAATTCCCGGGCAAAAGGAGTATGACAATCTCAGAATTTTTAAGAGGAAATCAATTTGAAACTGGGGTTTTATTAAAATAG
- the rpe gene encoding ribulose-phosphate 3-epimerase, translated as MIKIAPSVLSADFSRLEEQIKLVEEGGADYIHLDVMDGHFVPNITFGAPVIKMLRKVTQIPFDVHLMIENPDRYIKDFVDAGADIITVHEEASIHLHRTIQYIKSFGVKAGVALNPSTSIENIKYVIDEVDMVLIMTVNPGFGGQYFIEQMKEKIIDLKRLIDSKNLNIDIQVDGGIKLDNIKEIASYGANIFVAGSAIFNSSDITNVTRMFKNL; from the coding sequence ATGATAAAGATAGCACCTTCTGTTTTATCAGCAGATTTTAGCAGGTTAGAAGAGCAAATTAAGCTAGTTGAAGAAGGCGGAGCTGATTATATTCACCTAGATGTTATGGATGGGCATTTTGTACCCAACATTACCTTTGGAGCACCAGTTATTAAAATGCTTAGAAAGGTAACTCAAATACCCTTTGACGTACATTTAATGATAGAAAATCCAGACAGATATATTAAAGATTTTGTAGATGCAGGTGCAGATATAATTACTGTTCATGAAGAAGCAAGTATACATCTTCATAGAACAATACAATATATAAAAAGCTTTGGAGTTAAAGCTGGAGTTGCTCTTAACCCATCTACTTCTATAGAAAACATTAAATATGTTATCGATGAAGTTGATATGGTACTAATTATGACCGTAAATCCTGGCTTTGGTGGACAATATTTTATTGAACAGATGAAAGAGAAAATAATAGATTTAAAAAGGTTAATAGACAGCAAAAACTTGAATATAGATATTCAAGTGGATGGAGGAATCAAGCTAGATAACATTAAAGAGATAGCCTCATATGGGGCGAATATATTCGTGGCAGGCTCTGCTATATTCAATAGTTCGGATATAACTAATGTCACAAGAATGTTTAAAAATTTATAA
- the thiT gene encoding energy-coupled thiamine transporter ThiT, translated as MVKNKAARFLAESGIMIALATVLSMIPLYKMPFGGSVTAGSMIPIILIGIRWGTLPGLLAGTVYGLIQAVLEPYIVHPLQFLLDYPIAFGLLGLSGMYRSIKSIKPESKTMEYVGAVIGVFIAIFGRFISHVLSGVVYFSENAKDLDSWSYSLKYNGGYLGVELIVSIIIIMLIWKPIRREIK; from the coding sequence ATGGTAAAAAACAAAGCAGCAAGATTTTTAGCAGAAAGCGGTATTATGATAGCATTAGCTACTGTACTAAGCATGATTCCATTGTACAAAATGCCGTTTGGAGGCTCAGTAACAGCAGGTAGCATGATTCCAATTATACTTATTGGAATAAGGTGGGGTACATTGCCTGGATTATTAGCAGGAACAGTGTATGGATTGATACAAGCAGTTTTAGAGCCCTATATTGTTCATCCTCTTCAATTTCTTTTAGATTACCCGATAGCTTTTGGCTTATTAGGTCTATCTGGTATGTATAGAAGCATAAAAAGCATTAAGCCAGAAAGCAAAACCATGGAATATGTTGGAGCAGTAATTGGAGTTTTTATAGCTATATTTGGAAGATTTATAAGCCATGTTTTATCAGGAGTAGTGTATTTCTCAGAGAATGCAAAGGATCTTGATTCATGGTCATACTCTCTAAAATATAATGGAGGCTATTTAGGCGTAGAATTGATTGTTTCTATAATAATTATTATGTTGATTTGGAAGCCTATTAGAAGAGAAATTAAATAA
- a CDS encoding exopolysaccharide biosynthesis protein, whose product MGRYRRWNCRRHIINGSIKKILGIVLAVLGVIIIIQIIPLKAWIFAIGILLICLGWSLFRIF is encoded by the coding sequence ATGGGAAGGTATAGAAGATGGAATTGTAGACGTCATATTATTAATGGGAGTATAAAAAAGATATTAGGCATAGTACTAGCAGTATTAGGTGTTATTATTATAATACAAATAATACCTTTAAAAGCATGGATTTTTGCCATAGGAATACTGTTAATTTGCCTAGGCTGGAGTTTGTTTAGAATTTTTTAG
- the def gene encoding peptide deformylase, whose translation MAVRQLRYDDDPILRKKSREIDVIDDRIRTLAQDMIETMYKEEGVGLAAPQVGILRRLIVIDVGEGPITLVNPVMIEKEGENIDLEGCLSIPGKNGKVNRPKRVKVEYLDIDGQKQMIEGFDLLARALCHEIDHLNGVLFTDKVIDTEEE comes from the coding sequence ATGGCTGTAAGACAATTAAGATATGATGATGATCCTATTTTAAGGAAAAAATCTAGGGAAATAGATGTAATTGATGATAGAATAAGAACCTTAGCTCAAGATATGATAGAGACCATGTATAAGGAAGAAGGAGTAGGATTAGCAGCTCCTCAAGTGGGAATACTAAGAAGGTTGATAGTTATAGATGTAGGAGAAGGACCAATAACTTTAGTTAATCCTGTAATGATAGAAAAGGAAGGAGAAAACATTGACTTGGAAGGTTGTTTAAGCATTCCTGGGAAAAATGGAAAGGTAAACAGACCTAAAAGAGTAAAAGTAGAATATCTGGACATAGATGGGCAGAAGCAAATGATTGAAGGTTTTGATTTGCTAGCTAGGGCATTGTGTCACGAAATTGATCATTTAAATGGTGTCTTGTTTACTGATAAAGTAATAGATACTGAAGAAGAATAG
- the rlmN gene encoding 23S rRNA (adenine(2503)-C(2))-methyltransferase RlmN has protein sequence MKTIDLKSLQLEDLIDVFLELGEKKYRALQTFRWIHQKMVPSIDDITELPKILRDKLNENYLFSTLKVAKRLDSKYDETSKYLFILEDNNIIESVMMKHKHGITVCLSTQVGCRMGCEFCASTKNGLVRNLLPGEILEQFYLIQKDQGKNISNIVLMGSGEPLDNYENTIKFLRIIHSKEGQNLGHRHITISTCGIVPKIYDLAEEEMPINLSISLHSPFDEERKKIMPIANRYSIDKIIEACNYYIEKTNRRITFEYTLIRDVNDKLSDALEIVRLLNGMLCHVNLIPLNIIKEFEHEKSNNKAINNFKEILVKGGISTTIRKEMGADVNAACGQLRRDYINRETIN, from the coding sequence TTGAAAACTATTGACTTAAAATCACTTCAATTGGAGGATTTAATAGATGTTTTTTTAGAATTAGGTGAGAAAAAATATAGAGCTCTTCAGACCTTTAGATGGATACATCAAAAAATGGTTCCCTCAATAGATGATATTACAGAACTACCCAAAATTCTAAGAGACAAGCTAAATGAAAACTATTTATTTAGCACCCTAAAAGTAGCTAAAAGACTTGATTCAAAATATGATGAAACCAGCAAATATTTGTTTATATTAGAGGATAATAATATTATAGAGAGTGTGATGATGAAACATAAACATGGAATCACAGTTTGTTTATCTACTCAAGTGGGCTGTAGAATGGGATGCGAGTTTTGTGCATCTACTAAGAATGGGTTAGTTAGAAATCTTCTACCAGGAGAGATACTAGAGCAATTTTACTTGATACAGAAAGACCAAGGTAAGAATATATCTAATATAGTGCTCATGGGAAGTGGAGAGCCATTAGATAATTATGAAAACACAATAAAATTTTTGAGAATTATTCATAGTAAAGAAGGACAGAACTTAGGACATAGACATATTACTATATCTACCTGCGGTATAGTTCCTAAAATTTATGATTTAGCCGAAGAAGAAATGCCTATTAATTTGTCTATTTCTCTTCATTCACCTTTTGATGAGGAACGAAAGAAAATAATGCCTATTGCTAATAGATATAGTATTGATAAGATAATAGAAGCTTGTAATTATTATATTGAAAAAACTAATAGAAGAATAACCTTTGAATATACTTTAATTAGGGACGTAAATGACAAACTATCTGATGCATTGGAGATAGTAAGGCTCCTTAATGGAATGCTATGTCATGTAAATCTAATACCACTAAATATTATTAAAGAATTTGAACATGAAAAATCTAATAATAAAGCAATAAATAATTTTAAAGAAATATTAGTTAAAGGCGGCATAAGTACTACTATAAGAAAGGAAATGGGAGCAGATGTAAATGCTGCCTGTGGACAACTAAGAAGGGATTATATTAATAGGGAAACTATTAATTAA